The following proteins are co-located in the Deferribacter autotrophicus genome:
- the ilvD gene encoding dihydroxy-acid dehydratase: MRSDNVKKGLERAPHRALLHGSGVPKSSMNRPFIGVCSSFTDLIPGHSGMRDLERFIEKGIHTGGGYAFLFSVPGICDGIAMGHKGMHYSLPSRDAIADIIECVVEAHQLDGVVFLTNCDKITPGMLMAAARLNIPSIFVTAGPMLSGHWRGQRRSFVRDTFEAMAKYKKGEIDDFEMSNLEQCACPSAGSCQGLYTANTMACLTETMGMSLPGCGTALAIMSKKKHIAFDSGVQICELVRNNIRPRDIMNEKAFRNAVIVDLALGGSTNTTLHLPAIAHEAGVKLNLELFDELSKKVPHISNLRPGGEFFMEDLDYAGGIPAVLKRLEMLVEDNLTVSGKTVKEIAKSAIVFNEDVIRPIDNPYHKEGGIAVLKGNIAPDGCVVKQSAVDPEMLEFTGKAKVFDSEEEAMDAIMGGKIQNGDVVVIRYEGSKGGPGMREMLAPTAAIAGLGLNKVALITDGRFSGGTRGPCIGHISPEAAEGGVIALIQEGDEIYINIRERKIELLVSDTELEERKKKWVKPEPKIKTGYLYKYALNVSSAAEGAIFKKLQ; the protein is encoded by the coding sequence ATGAGAAGTGATAATGTAAAAAAAGGGTTGGAAAGAGCTCCACATAGGGCACTTTTACATGGAAGTGGAGTGCCAAAAAGCTCAATGAACAGACCTTTTATAGGGGTTTGTTCTAGTTTTACTGATTTAATTCCTGGCCATTCAGGGATGAGAGATTTGGAGCGATTTATTGAAAAAGGTATTCATACTGGTGGGGGATATGCATTTTTGTTCTCAGTACCAGGGATTTGTGATGGTATTGCAATGGGGCACAAAGGGATGCATTATTCTTTACCCAGTAGAGATGCAATTGCTGATATAATAGAGTGCGTGGTGGAAGCTCATCAGCTTGATGGTGTAGTTTTTTTGACAAACTGTGATAAAATTACTCCTGGCATGTTAATGGCAGCTGCTCGTCTAAATATTCCTTCAATTTTTGTAACTGCCGGACCAATGTTAAGTGGACACTGGAGAGGGCAAAGAAGGTCTTTTGTAAGAGATACATTTGAGGCGATGGCAAAATATAAAAAAGGTGAAATTGATGATTTTGAGATGAGTAATTTAGAGCAATGTGCTTGTCCTTCGGCAGGGTCATGCCAAGGACTTTATACTGCAAATACGATGGCTTGTCTTACAGAAACCATGGGAATGAGTTTGCCAGGTTGTGGGACGGCTTTAGCTATAATGTCAAAGAAAAAGCATATTGCCTTTGATAGTGGTGTGCAAATATGTGAGCTTGTAAGGAATAATATACGGCCAAGGGATATTATGAATGAGAAGGCTTTTAGGAATGCAGTTATTGTGGATTTGGCCCTTGGAGGTTCTACAAATACTACATTGCATCTACCTGCAATTGCACATGAAGCTGGTGTGAAACTTAATTTGGAGTTGTTTGATGAGTTAAGCAAAAAAGTTCCTCATATTAGCAATTTGAGACCAGGTGGCGAGTTTTTCATGGAAGACTTAGATTATGCAGGAGGAATACCTGCAGTTTTGAAAAGACTTGAAATGTTAGTTGAAGATAATCTTACCGTATCGGGGAAGACAGTAAAGGAAATTGCAAAGTCTGCAATTGTTTTTAATGAGGATGTGATTAGGCCGATAGATAATCCATATCATAAAGAGGGTGGAATAGCAGTATTGAAAGGAAATATTGCTCCTGATGGTTGCGTGGTGAAACAATCTGCTGTGGATCCTGAAATGTTAGAATTTACAGGCAAAGCAAAAGTTTTCGATTCTGAAGAAGAGGCTATGGATGCCATTATGGGTGGAAAAATTCAAAATGGTGATGTGGTGGTAATACGTTATGAAGGGTCTAAAGGTGGTCCTGGTATGAGGGAAATGCTTGCACCTACAGCAGCCATTGCAGGTTTAGGGTTAAATAAAGTTGCTCTCATTACGGATGGGAGGTTTTCTGGTGGCACCAGGGGACCCTGTATCGGGCATATCTCTCCTGAGGCCGCCGAAGGCGGAGTCATTGCTTTGATTCAGGAGGGCGATGAAATTTATATCAATATAAGAGAGAGAAAGATTGAACTACTTGTTTCAGATACAGAACTGGAAGAGAGAAAAAAGAAATGGGTTAAACCTGAGCCTAAAATTAAAACAGGTTATCTGTATAAGTATGCTTTAAATGTTAGTAGTGCCGCTGAAGGAGCTATTTTTAAAAAATTGCAGTAG
- the ilvB gene encoding biosynthetic-type acetolactate synthase large subunit has translation MMTGAEILVECLKKENVDVIFGYPGGVLLGIYDTLFDTDIRHILPRHEQGGIHAADGYARATGKVGVCMATSGPGATNLVTGITNAYLDSVPLVVFTGQVPTSLIGGDAFQEADIIGITRPIVKHSYLIKDIKELAPSIKEAFHIARTGRPGPVVIDLPKDVVAAKTKFKYPEKVELLGYNPNYEGHPMQIKKLLKALESAKKPVVYMGGGVRISGATKELVEFVEKINLPVISSFMGLGGFPGDHPNFIGWLGMHGNYASNMAMTETDFIIAIGTRFSDRSTGRLDGFAPNAKIAHIDIDPASISKNVVIDIPIVGDCKVVLDQMSKYLGDYNWDRRAKERESWLKQIKAWDSEHPFSYKRSNRVIKPQFVVEKIYEVTKGDAIICTEVGQNQMWAGQFYKFKDHRQFISSGGLGTMGFGFPAAIGAKIGRPEKEVFDIAGDGSFLMNVQEICTAVQYRVGVKVAILNNKFLGMIRQWQSLFYNNRYSYSCLECQPDFLKLAESYGCPAFRAEKPEDVEPILREAMKIKDLPVLMDFVVDREENVFPMVPAGAALNEMILGD, from the coding sequence ATGATGACAGGTGCCGAAATATTAGTTGAATGTTTAAAAAAAGAAAATGTAGATGTAATTTTCGGATATCCAGGTGGGGTTTTACTGGGTATTTATGATACATTATTTGATACTGATATTAGACATATTTTACCAAGACATGAACAGGGCGGGATTCATGCTGCGGACGGGTATGCCAGGGCAACAGGTAAAGTGGGTGTTTGTATGGCTACTAGTGGGCCAGGAGCTACAAATCTTGTAACAGGCATTACTAACGCGTATCTGGATTCTGTTCCATTAGTGGTTTTTACTGGTCAGGTACCTACATCTTTGATTGGTGGGGATGCTTTTCAGGAAGCAGATATTATAGGAATTACTAGACCTATCGTGAAGCATAGCTATTTAATAAAAGATATAAAAGAACTTGCTCCTTCAATTAAAGAAGCTTTTCATATTGCAAGGACAGGGAGACCTGGGCCGGTAGTTATAGATTTACCTAAAGATGTTGTAGCAGCAAAAACGAAGTTTAAATATCCTGAAAAAGTAGAATTGCTCGGTTATAATCCAAACTATGAAGGACATCCAATGCAAATTAAAAAGTTATTAAAAGCATTGGAATCTGCAAAAAAACCTGTGGTTTATATGGGGGGTGGTGTTAGGATTAGTGGTGCCACTAAAGAGCTTGTGGAGTTTGTGGAAAAAATTAATTTGCCCGTGATTTCATCATTTATGGGGCTTGGCGGTTTTCCAGGTGATCATCCCAATTTTATTGGCTGGCTTGGTATGCATGGTAATTACGCTTCAAATATGGCAATGACAGAAACAGATTTTATTATTGCTATAGGTACTCGTTTTTCTGATAGATCAACAGGTAGATTGGATGGTTTTGCTCCAAATGCAAAAATTGCTCATATTGATATCGATCCGGCATCCATTAGTAAAAATGTGGTTATAGATATACCGATTGTGGGAGATTGTAAGGTAGTATTGGACCAGATGTCTAAATATCTAGGTGATTACAATTGGGATAGACGTGCAAAAGAGAGAGAGTCCTGGTTGAAGCAGATAAAAGCATGGGATAGTGAGCATCCTTTTAGTTATAAAAGGAGTAATAGAGTTATTAAACCACAATTTGTGGTTGAGAAGATATATGAAGTGACAAAGGGTGATGCTATTATCTGTACTGAAGTTGGACAGAACCAAATGTGGGCAGGACAATTCTACAAATTTAAAGATCATCGTCAATTTATATCTTCCGGTGGTCTTGGAACAATGGGGTTTGGTTTTCCTGCGGCTATTGGAGCAAAAATTGGTAGGCCAGAAAAGGAAGTATTTGATATAGCAGGAGATGGTAGTTTTCTTATGAACGTGCAAGAAATTTGTACAGCTGTTCAGTATAGAGTAGGTGTTAAGGTTGCAATTTTAAATAATAAATTTCTAGGGATGATTAGACAGTGGCAGAGTCTCTTTTATAATAACAGATATTCATATTCTTGTTTGGAATGTCAGCCTGATTTTCTCAAGCTTGCAGAAAGTTATGGATGTCCAGCGTTTAGAGCTGAAAAACCAGAAGATGTAGAACCAATTTTAAGGGAAGCTATGAAGATTAAGGATTTACCTGTTCTTATGGATTTTGTAGTTGATAGAGAAGAAAATGTTTTCCCTATGGTGCCTGCCGGTGCTGCTTTAAATGAAATGATATTGGGGGACTAA
- a CDS encoding SpoIIE family protein phosphatase, with protein sequence MNTILLITFGYFGLLFLIAYYGEKIFKKNKKLISNPYIYSLTLGVFCTTWTYYGSIGKAATTGLDFITIYIGPTLVVFTWWIFLKHVIRISEEHNITSIADFISFRYGKSKYLGVIVSLFCIFGIIPYIALQLKAINETYAIITKANLRYDQSLVKDFSFYFSLTIGLIGAVFGTRHVTEARKHPGLISIIAFESIVKLAIFLVAGIYITFFMFNGFEDIFNKMADNSNFLISNKFDDLITIKDSPSSYFQWFTMLIMSMFAVMFLPRQFHVTVVENMDSEHVDKAMYMFPLYLFLINLFVVPIAFAGILIFNNTGDPDYYIINIFVSNHKYLFALLVYLGGLAAGSGMIIVSSVSITHMVVNNILVPLFVKKLVKINLTYILIFFKRLLVVLIVLVSFFYYKYIGAHFSLVSIGLTSFAAVSQFAPTVFLGMFWSKVNEKGAIAGIITGFLIWFYTLIVPDMVNAGILSEKIMFDGLFGLSFLRPYSLFGLDSLDIWSHSFFWSMFFNITAIVIVSLYTKQTETEIETSLIFEKEFYLRELLKVKKKTIVDLSYEDIHSLLSKFIGEKIAEEKLKSHLEMRGKGVGELTLADIADLRDYTEKIISEVVGPSASKLVVESYLEMLGKGEDKVIDIFKDLVSYSISESKDTLIKRVSELNVLLEISKIFSSTGGLNQKIIKSLNLLKKTFKFDLVVLRVMKGNVLKMTAYAGQLAQNLDLDRTVEEVKDTFLGKSIEEKKPIAINDIDLIALNEKVIDIKEAGFISFCHLPLIIEGEVKGVISFFSKIYKGMYTNEFIALLESVAHQIAFSIKSHEQTRELIKMREISKELEIARTIQSSLLPDKPPDIPNVEFAGVCYTYEFVGGDYYDYFEISDNILDIVIADVSGHNVASALIMSEVRTLLKSIIATNPDCEPKDIITKLNSEIYEDLEKLEFIITLVYLRVDFKNQKIIYTNAGHPKPVICRESQSFELTEGDLLLGVLKDYKYSQSETQFQPNDMIFLYTDGITEAENEKGEFFGYERLEKVIINNCGTSPNDLIAYIYESLLEFTNDTKQKDDITMMALKIK encoded by the coding sequence ATGAATACTATTCTCTTAATTACGTTTGGTTATTTTGGTTTACTTTTTTTGATTGCTTATTATGGGGAAAAAATCTTTAAAAAAAATAAAAAACTTATTTCTAATCCATATATTTACTCTTTAACTTTAGGTGTTTTTTGCACTACATGGACATATTATGGCTCTATAGGTAAAGCAGCAACTACTGGTCTAGATTTTATAACTATATATATTGGGCCAACATTGGTTGTTTTTACATGGTGGATCTTTCTTAAACATGTAATAAGAATTTCTGAAGAACATAATATTACTTCAATTGCTGACTTTATCAGTTTTAGATACGGAAAATCAAAGTATTTAGGTGTTATTGTATCATTATTTTGTATTTTTGGGATCATTCCATATATTGCATTGCAGTTGAAAGCAATTAATGAAACTTATGCCATTATTACGAAAGCAAATTTAAGGTATGATCAAAGTTTAGTAAAAGATTTTTCTTTTTATTTTTCTTTAACAATAGGTTTAATTGGTGCTGTTTTTGGAACTCGTCATGTAACTGAAGCAAGGAAACACCCTGGTTTAATAAGTATTATTGCCTTTGAGTCAATTGTAAAACTTGCAATTTTTTTGGTTGCAGGAATTTATATAACTTTTTTTATGTTTAATGGTTTTGAAGATATTTTTAATAAAATGGCCGATAATTCTAATTTTTTAATTTCAAACAAATTTGATGATCTCATAACTATTAAAGATTCTCCATCCAGTTATTTTCAATGGTTTACAATGTTGATTATGAGTATGTTTGCAGTAATGTTTTTACCTAGACAATTCCATGTTACTGTTGTTGAGAATATGGATAGTGAACATGTTGATAAAGCTATGTATATGTTTCCTCTTTATCTTTTCTTGATTAATTTATTCGTTGTACCTATCGCCTTTGCAGGAATTTTGATATTTAACAACACAGGAGATCCAGATTACTATATTATTAATATTTTTGTTTCAAATCACAAATATTTGTTTGCTTTGTTAGTTTATTTAGGTGGATTGGCTGCTGGTTCTGGTATGATTATTGTTTCTTCAGTCAGTATTACACATATGGTGGTAAATAATATTTTGGTACCTTTATTTGTAAAAAAACTAGTAAAGATTAATTTAACATACATTCTTATCTTTTTTAAAAGATTACTCGTTGTTTTGATAGTGTTAGTTAGTTTTTTTTACTATAAATATATTGGGGCTCATTTTTCTCTTGTCAGTATAGGGTTAACATCTTTTGCTGCAGTAAGCCAGTTTGCTCCTACAGTATTTTTAGGAATGTTTTGGAGTAAGGTTAATGAAAAAGGTGCTATTGCAGGTATAATAACAGGTTTTTTAATATGGTTTTATACTTTGATTGTTCCAGATATGGTGAATGCTGGTATTTTATCTGAAAAAATTATGTTTGATGGACTGTTTGGTCTCTCTTTTTTAAGACCTTACTCTTTATTTGGTTTGGATAGTTTAGATATATGGTCTCATTCATTTTTTTGGAGTATGTTTTTTAATATTACGGCTATAGTAATAGTTTCTCTTTACACTAAACAAACAGAAACTGAAATTGAAACATCTCTTATATTCGAAAAAGAATTTTATTTAAGAGAACTATTGAAAGTAAAAAAGAAAACTATTGTTGATTTGAGTTATGAGGATATACATTCGCTCCTTTCTAAATTTATTGGGGAAAAGATTGCTGAAGAAAAATTAAAATCTCATCTTGAAATGAGAGGAAAAGGTGTTGGTGAGCTAACCCTAGCTGATATTGCTGACTTAAGGGATTACACTGAAAAGATTATTTCGGAAGTAGTTGGACCAAGTGCTTCAAAATTAGTAGTGGAGTCTTATCTTGAGATGCTTGGTAAAGGTGAGGATAAAGTTATTGATATTTTTAAAGATTTGGTTTCATATTCTATTAGTGAATCTAAAGATACGTTAATAAAAAGGGTGTCTGAGCTAAATGTATTACTAGAAATTTCTAAGATATTTTCAAGTACTGGTGGTTTGAATCAAAAAATTATCAAGTCTTTAAACTTGTTAAAGAAAACTTTTAAATTTGATTTGGTTGTTTTAAGAGTCATGAAAGGGAATGTGTTAAAGATGACAGCTTACGCTGGTCAACTGGCTCAGAACTTGGATTTAGATAGAACTGTTGAAGAAGTAAAAGATACTTTTTTAGGGAAGTCAATTGAAGAGAAAAAACCTATTGCTATTAATGATATCGATTTGATTGCTCTAAATGAAAAAGTTATTGATATTAAAGAAGCCGGTTTTATATCTTTTTGTCATTTACCACTAATTATTGAAGGAGAGGTTAAAGGGGTTATTTCATTTTTTTCAAAAATTTATAAAGGGATGTATACAAACGAGTTTATTGCATTGCTAGAAAGTGTTGCTCATCAAATTGCTTTTTCTATTAAAAGCCATGAACAAACAAGAGAATTGATAAAAATGAGAGAAATTTCGAAAGAATTGGAAATTGCTAGAACAATTCAAAGTTCATTATTGCCTGATAAACCACCTGATATACCAAATGTAGAATTTGCAGGTGTTTGTTACACTTATGAATTTGTTGGTGGGGATTATTATGATTATTTCGAGATTTCTGATAATATATTAGATATTGTTATAGCGGATGTTTCTGGACATAATGTTGCTTCCGCCCTTATAATGTCAGAGGTTAGGACTTTATTGAAAAGTATTATAGCCACTAATCCAGATTGTGAGCCAAAAGATATAATTACTAAACTGAATAGTGAAATTTATGAGGATTTGGAAAAATTAGAATTTATAATAACTCTGGTTTATTTGAGAGTAGACTTTAAGAATCAAAAGATAATATACACAAATGCAGGTCATCCTAAACCCGTTATATGTAGAGAATCTCAATCATTTGAATTAACAGAGGGTGATCTTTTATTGGGAGTATTGAAAGATTATAAATATTCTCAATCTGAGACTCAATTTCAACCAAATGATATGATTTTTCTCTATACCGATGGGATTACAGAAGCAGAGAATGAAAAAGGTGAGTTTTTTGGCTATGAGAGACTTGAAAAAGTTATTATAAATAATTGTGGAACATCTCCAAACGATTTGATAGCATATATTTATGAATCATTACTTGAGTTTACAAACGATACAAAACAAAAAGATGATATTACAATGATGGCGTTAAAAATAAAATAA
- the pssA gene encoding CDP-diacylglycerol--serine O-phosphatidyltransferase, translating to MIKREYLLPNFITLLSLFSGFYSIIASINGNFVLAAYAIIFAFVFDGLDGKVARMLHATSEFGIQMDSLSDLVAFGLAPALLIYKWVLTPYGRVGWMASFLFVACGALRLARFNVMTKKIDNRYFIGLPIPAAAGVIASSVLFVKEVFGKPEGISIPLSFVLFIYLLAFLMVSNVKYYSFKKLELHGIKPFSLLVGFALFIFVIGMYPEIFLFVFFIGYTFSGLLLQLLKFLKYRALEVKEGRAD from the coding sequence ATGATTAAACGTGAATATTTACTACCAAACTTTATAACATTATTGAGCTTATTTTCTGGTTTCTACTCTATTATTGCGAGTATTAATGGCAATTTTGTATTAGCAGCTTATGCTATAATTTTTGCCTTTGTATTTGATGGGCTTGATGGGAAAGTTGCAAGGATGCTTCATGCAACAAGCGAATTTGGTATTCAAATGGACTCATTGAGCGATTTAGTAGCATTCGGCCTTGCTCCAGCATTATTGATATATAAATGGGTTTTAACGCCTTATGGTAGAGTTGGGTGGATGGCTTCTTTTCTTTTTGTTGCTTGCGGAGCTTTGAGATTAGCAAGGTTTAATGTTATGACCAAAAAGATTGATAATAGATACTTTATAGGATTGCCAATACCTGCAGCAGCTGGTGTAATTGCATCTAGTGTTCTTTTTGTGAAAGAGGTTTTTGGTAAACCTGAAGGTATATCAATCCCATTAAGTTTTGTTTTGTTTATATATCTGCTTGCATTTTTGATGGTGAGTAATGTGAAGTATTACAGTTTTAAAAAGCTTGAGTTACATGGTATAAAACCTTTTAGCTTATTGGTAGGGTTTGCTCTTTTTATATTTGTTATTGGAATGTATCCAGAAATATTTCTGTTTGTTTTCTTTATTGGATACACTTTTTCTGGTCTTCTCCTCCAACTATTAAAATTTTTGAAGTATCGGGCCCTGGAGGTCAAAGAAGGCCGTGCAGATTAG
- a CDS encoding phosphatidylserine decarboxylase family protein, whose amino-acid sequence MIAKEGFPFILTAVVAFLVVLIIPKQLLLLMIIILLALFVWFFRDPERDIPPFEGIVVSPADGKVVDISEEKVDGQEFKKISIFMNVFDVHVNRVPLTGEVVSVEHKPGKFLAANKPESSIENEQNIIKMITEYGEVIIKQVAGLVARRTVSYLKPGDKALIGERLGIIKFSSRVDLYLPVNAHIVVDLNDKVKAGESIIARFENK is encoded by the coding sequence TTGATAGCAAAAGAAGGTTTTCCATTTATTTTAACAGCTGTTGTTGCTTTTTTGGTGGTATTAATTATCCCTAAGCAACTGCTTCTGTTAATGATAATTATTTTGCTTGCGCTGTTTGTGTGGTTTTTTAGAGATCCTGAAAGGGATATTCCACCTTTTGAAGGGATTGTGGTTTCTCCTGCGGATGGAAAGGTTGTTGATATTAGTGAAGAGAAAGTAGATGGACAAGAATTTAAAAAAATATCAATATTTATGAATGTGTTTGATGTGCATGTTAACAGGGTTCCTCTTACAGGTGAGGTTGTTAGTGTTGAGCATAAACCAGGAAAGTTTTTAGCAGCAAATAAGCCTGAAAGTTCTATAGAAAATGAACAAAATATTATAAAGATGATTACTGAATATGGCGAAGTGATAATAAAACAGGTTGCAGGTCTTGTGGCACGCAGAACAGTGTCATATTTGAAGCCCGGGGATAAAGCATTGATAGGTGAGAGATTAGGCATTATTAAATTTTCTTCAAGAGTGGATCTTTATTTACCTGTTAATGCACATATTGTTGTGGATTTAAATGACAAGGTTAAGGCTGGCGAATCTATAATTGCGAGGTTTGAAAATAAATGA
- the ilvN gene encoding acetolactate synthase small subunit, protein MRHIISVLVENKFGVLSRVAGLFSGRGYNIESLSVNTTHDPRFSVMTIVTSGDERIIEQIIKQLRKLINVIKVRDVTPMDHIEREMMLVKVHATSKTRPDIFNIVNTFRGKVVDITGESLIVEITGTDDKNKAFLKVLEPYGIIEVIKTGFVAIARGSKATPDYSKTS, encoded by the coding sequence ATGAGGCATATTATATCGGTGTTAGTGGAAAACAAATTCGGTGTTTTATCGAGAGTTGCAGGTCTTTTTAGTGGTAGAGGATATAATATTGAGAGTTTATCTGTAAATACAACTCATGACCCAAGATTTTCAGTAATGACAATTGTAACGAGTGGTGATGAGAGAATAATAGAGCAGATAATCAAGCAATTGAGAAAACTAATAAATGTGATAAAAGTTCGCGATGTAACCCCTATGGATCACATAGAACGTGAGATGATGCTTGTGAAAGTTCATGCAACCTCTAAAACAAGACCTGATATTTTTAACATTGTTAATACTTTTAGGGGGAAAGTTGTTGACATTACAGGTGAATCACTTATTGTTGAAATAACTGGGACAGATGATAAAAATAAAGCATTTTTAAAGGTGTTAGAGCCTTATGGAATTATTGAAGTAATAAAAACGGGCTTTGTTGCTATAGCAAGAGGTAGTAAAGCAACGCCTGATTATAGCAAAACATCATAA
- the ilvC gene encoding ketol-acid reductoisomerase → MKVFYEKDVNLDLIKNKKVAVIGYGSQGYGHSNNLKDSGVDVAVGLRKGSKSWEKAEKAGLKVMEVEEAAKWADVIMILTPDETQGDLYREKIAPYLKEGDYIAFAHGFNIHFGQIVPPEYINVIMIAPKGPGHLVRAEYEKGGGVPCLVAVAQDYSDDSLEVALSYAAAIGGARAGILQTTFKEETETDLFGEQAVLCGGLTQLIKYGFETLVEAGYAPEMAYFECLHEVKLIVDLLYEGGISNMRYSISNTAQYGDLTRGPKVISPEVKENMKQVLYEIQSGQFAKEWLLENKAGRPVFNALTKADENHQIEIVGKKLREMMSWLGKSKIVDTEKN, encoded by the coding sequence ATGAAGGTATTTTATGAAAAAGATGTAAATCTTGATTTAATTAAAAACAAAAAAGTAGCAGTAATTGGTTATGGAAGCCAAGGGTATGGTCATTCCAACAATCTCAAAGATAGCGGTGTAGATGTGGCTGTTGGTTTGAGAAAGGGGAGTAAGAGCTGGGAGAAGGCTGAAAAAGCTGGTTTAAAAGTGATGGAAGTGGAAGAAGCCGCAAAATGGGCTGATGTTATTATGATTCTTACTCCTGATGAAACTCAGGGTGATCTATACAGAGAGAAAATTGCTCCTTATCTTAAAGAGGGAGATTATATAGCTTTTGCGCACGGTTTTAATATTCATTTTGGGCAGATTGTTCCTCCTGAATATATAAATGTAATTATGATAGCACCAAAAGGACCAGGGCATCTTGTACGTGCTGAATATGAAAAAGGTGGTGGTGTTCCGTGTCTCGTTGCTGTTGCTCAGGATTATAGCGATGATTCTTTAGAAGTTGCTCTTTCTTATGCTGCTGCAATTGGTGGTGCAAGAGCTGGGATTTTACAGACCACATTTAAAGAGGAGACTGAAACTGACCTTTTTGGTGAGCAGGCTGTGCTATGTGGTGGTTTAACTCAGCTTATTAAATATGGTTTTGAAACATTGGTAGAAGCTGGTTATGCACCTGAAATGGCTTATTTTGAGTGTCTTCACGAAGTAAAACTTATTGTTGACTTACTTTATGAAGGTGGAATTTCAAATATGAGATATTCCATCAGTAATACGGCTCAGTATGGAGATTTAACAAGAGGTCCAAAAGTTATTTCACCTGAAGTGAAAGAAAATATGAAGCAGGTTCTTTATGAGATTCAGAGTGGCCAGTTTGCAAAGGAATGGCTGTTGGAAAATAAAGCAGGAAGACCAGTGTTCAATGCCTTGACAAAGGCTGATGAAAATCATCAGATTGAGATTGTGGGTAAGAAACTTAGAGAAATGATGAGTTGGCTTGGTAAAAGTAAAATAGTTGATACAGAGAAAAATTAA